A segment of the Butyrivibrio fibrisolvens genome:
CAACATTAATACCGGGGGAAAACAATTATATCCTGGAGAAGAAGATCGTTTCCCGTCCTTTGTTTATCAAGGACAGGGAAGCGATATTATCTGATTATCAGGAGAAATTTTCTTTTGGGCCTGCTGACAATAATATCTGTTTTTTGTGTACATCAACAGCAGAAGATGGACACTTTACAGAGGAGGAAGCAGAGCATCTTAAAGCTTTTCTTTCTGAAATGTATATACATGTAGAGAGAATGTACCTTGGGAAAGGACTTCAAAAGGCTTACATTACCCAAAAAGTCACAGGGCTTCCCAATCAGGCGGGCTATATGGCAAGAGTTATAGCTCATGTCAAAAAGAGTTCGTACGATGACTACACGTCTTTTTATTTTAATCTGCGTGGTTTTGGTCTTCTCAATTACGAATTCAGTGAAAAAGAAGTTGATGCAATTCTCAAACGCTATGGAAGAGAACTTAAAAAGAGAATCGATGAAGGTGAGGAAGTAGGTCATCTTGGCGGTGATAACTTTGTTGCTTTTATAAAGAAGAACAGAGCAGAGTATTTCCTTAACCAGATAAAAGCAATTGAGACATATGGTGTATACAAGGGAAAGAAGATACCTGTTATCATAAGAGCTACAATTGGTGTATTTGATCTTGAAGCAAGGAAGATACATCATCCAGGAGAAATAATAGGTCAGCCTGGTGCGGCGCTTAATTACGCAAGAAGAAAACGTAAGAATGTCGTATGGCTTACACCTGAGATCATGGATGAGATCTTTTTTGACAAACAGATATATGACGGACTTACAAGTGCTATCAATAATGGCGACATTACTACTTATTATCAGCCTAAGGTTAATCTTGAAACGGGTGAGGTAGTAGGTGCAGAAGCTCTTGTAAGATGGAATTATGGAGGAACGATGCTGGCACCTGATGCTTTCGTTCCGATACTTGAGAAGTCTACAAGGATCAGTGAGCTTGATTTTTATATATTAAGACAGGTTTGCCAGATGCTTGAAGAAAGAAAGAGGGAAGGCAAGACTGTAGTTCCGATCTCTGTTAATTTTTCAAAGAGAGATCTGGAGATACCCAATATTTCTTCAAGGATTACTGATATTATAGATAAATACGGCATTGACAAGGATGAGATCATTATTGAGGTGACGGAGACAGCTTATTCCGATGAGCAGGAAAGACTGCTTTCATTCCTTAGGCAGATGAGAGATAACGATATCTCTACTTCTATTGATGACTTTGGAACAGGCTATTCATCATTATCCGTTATCCGTGAATATCCTGTCAGTGAGATCAAGATCGATAAATCCTTTATCGACAGGGCTGATCTTACAAGAGAAGATGAAGCTATCGTTGGTTCTGTTATCGCTATGGCCCGTATGTTAAGACTTAAGGTCATTACTGAGGGAGTTGATAAGTGTGAGCAGGTAGATTTTCTTCTTAGACTTGGATGCAGCAGAGCTCAGGGATTCCTTTTTGATAAACCTCTTTGCTATGATGATTTTAGTAAAGTTCTCGACAGAGGACGTTATGAGGTCACATGGGCTAAGAAAAGAAAATAAACGCTAAAACACATTATTGGATATGCAGGATAAGATATGAGTATAGTTATCACGATATATTCCAAAAGTGCTTTTAAAGAATTCGTACTTCCGGCTGGCTCTAATAAGAGGCTTGCGCTTCGAATAGAGAGCAGGAAGTTTCGAATTGAAGAAGATGTAGCGGTTCTTTTGGAAAATATAGGGGGAAGCTGGAGATTTTTATCTTCAGATGAAGTGAATCAATTAAAGCTTCCGTTATGCCAGATAGATAATTACGACGGCTGCGACCTGAAAGAGGGCGATAGCCTTTCTTTGCGTACCAGATACGGCGAACGTCTTGCTGTCATGGTCAGGGAAAAAGAAAAGCCCTTTATTGCCTATAAAAAGTATGACCTTAATAACATAGTCAAGCTTTCGGTTGGAAGCTCAGATGAATGTGATATCAAGTATTCTTTTCTTATATCAGAAAGAGAGGTTATATCCTCTGTTCATGCAGTAATGGAAGCTGATATCAATGACGGCGGATGGATACTGACAGATAAGAGTACTAATGGAACATTTATTAATGATATTGCTATACATGGTTCCAGAAAGCTTTTATTTGGCGACAGGATCAATATATGGGGACTTTACATGGTCTATGCAGGAGATGTTCTTGCTATAGATCAGACTTCTTATACCGTTTTGTCAGGTATGCTTTCCCAGATCAAATGCAAGTCGGATGAAGCTAATGGCTTTTTGGCTGATCAGCAGGTAAGGGATTCTTTTGGAATGTCTGATAATTACAAGGTTGTCTATCACAGACCACCACGTAATATGGACAGGCTTTTTTCTGATGAGATCATCTTAAAGCATCTTCCTTCTAATGCGCATATGATCGCTAATGATTCAGTAATTCCTCATACCAGAGTTTCAAAAGAGATAAAGCGTATCCGTAATGATTACTCGGATTATCTTGATGTGATGGAAGAGAAGATCGCATCAAGCAGTGAAGGAAACAGAAAGATCCTAAATGACAGATATCCAAGTGCACAGGAAGCCTGCGATTGCAGAAAAGGCCTTCCTGATAATCTCTGGAGTAGAAATACAACTCATAAGGACTTTCTGTATCACAGGATCGGTAAAGGCACTATTCCGCTTCAGATGAAGATAGAGCTTCCTGAAAGCGATAATGTCTTTTATGATGATGAGCTTGATAAAAGATGTCTTGATATAGCCAAGAAGTACAGGATGCTTGAAGATGTGCCTGTATGTGTTGACCTTGCAAGCGAGAATCTGATTGGTATAGTTGGCGGCAATGGTAAAAGAGGCTCTTATCAGATCGTTTATGATCTTATAGCCCAGATCACTACTCAGAACTGCTATACAGATGTAAAGCTTGCTTTCCTTACAGCTAATGATATTTCAGGCAATAATGATTCCTGGTCCTTCGGACTTTGGTTCCCGCACGTATGGTCTGAAGACAGAAAGAGAAGATATATTGCCTTTGAACAGGAGGAGATCAGCGACGTATGCTATGATCTTACCTCTGTATTCAGAGAATATTCCAAGAATCCTGAGAAAGACCACCCTCACTATGTGGTAATAGTAGAGGATCAGTCTCTTCTTGAAGGAGAGCTTATAACCAAGTACCTTTTTGATCATGAGAATGCACCGTTTGTAACCACGCTTCTTATGGCTGAGGATGTTGCAGACCTTCCTAATGCCTGCAACCTTGTAATTGAAAATGATAATGATTTCAAGGGAATGTACTATATTCGCGAAGGTAAAAGTAACGGTTGCGAGATCGAATTCGATAGTATAAGTCCCGAGATCTTATATGAACTTTCCGGAACTCTTTCTACTGTTGTTGTAGATAATGAAGGCGGCGGCGGTGAGATTCCTGATGAAGTCAGCTTTTTTGATATGTACGGTGTGATGGCCCCTGAAGACCTTCACATTGAAGATAGATGGCGCAGAAACAGAACCTATGAAGGTATCAGAGGCTGCATAGGTCAGATAGCAGGTGGACGCCCATGTATACTTGACCTTCATGAAAAGTATCATGGACCTCACGGCCTTATTGCAGGAACTACAGGTAGTGGTAAGTCTGAGCTTCTTCAGACCTGGATACTTTCACTCGCAGTAGAATACAGCCCTGAAGATATAGCCTTTTTCCTTATCGATTATAAGGGCGGCGGAATGGGTAATGCTTTTGCAAAGCTTCCGCATGTTGCAGGACAGATTTCCAATCTGTCAGGTCCTCTTGTTCGCCGCGCCATGGTGGCTATAAAGAGTGAGAACCGCAGAAGACAGCGTCTTTTCATAGAAAGCGGTGTTAATAATATTGATGCGTATACAAGGCTTTATAAAAATGGCGAGACCAAGGTTCCGCTTCCGCATCTTCTCATAATCATTGACGAATTTGCCCAGCTCAAAGCTGAAGAGCCTGATTTTATGCGTGAGCTTATCAGTGTCGCTCAGATCGGTCGAAGCCTTGGTGTACACCTTGTTCTGGCTACCCAGAAGCCGTCAGGAACAGTAGATGATAATATCTGGAGTAACTCCAAGTTCAGGATATGTCTTCGTGTTCAGGACCAGAAGGACAGTATCGAGATGCTTCATAAGTCTGATGCAGCCTTCTTGTCAAATACAGGACGAGCTATCCTTCAGGTTGGAAGCGATGAACTTTATAAAGAGTTCCAGTCAGGATATACAGGCCAGGCCTACGACAGAGATGGAAGTAATCACAAGATCACTGCCAGACTCCTTACTAATACAGGTCGTGAAGGTCTTATTGGTAACTATCTCGAAAGCCGTCGTAAGGCTGCTCTTCGTCATGAGTTCATACTTGGGCTTGTTAAGGACAGGGGACTTCGAAGCGGAACAGCATACGAAGATATGCTCTACCTTAACTTTGTAAGACTCCGTGATGAGATACTTAGTCAGGAGCCGGAGCTTATTAATGATGGCGATGTTCTTGCAGACAGGATCATTGAAAGATCTGAGATGGAGAATATAAGACTTCCTCAGAGAAGAGAGAAGTCCCAGCTTGAGACTGTTATTGAGTATATTATCGATACAGCTAAAAAGCTTAAACTTCACAGTAATACGCCATTGTGGCTTCCTGAACTGCCATCCCAGCTCTCACTTCCTGAGCTTGACGGGTATAAAGGATCAACATGGCATAATGGCAGATGGCCCAGAGTTTCAAATAACGCAGATATCAAGACTTATGCAGGTCTTATTGATGATCCTGTTAACCAGTATCAGATGCCGCTTATCATTAACTTCTCAAGAGGCGGTAATACAGCGGTTTGCGGTATGACGCTCAGCGGCAGAAGTACATTTTTACAGACAGTCATATATTCTCTTTATCAGAGCTATGCACCTTCAATGCTCAATGCTTATATTCTTGACTTTGGCGGAAGAATGTTTGAGGTATTTGAAGATGATGCTCATACAGGTGGAGTAGTATATGATTCTGATTCCCAGCGAATTCCTAATCTTATCTGCATGATCCAGGATGAGATCGCAAGGAGAAGAAAGGAATATGTGGGAGCAGGCTTTGATGCGGTAAGATCTGAAAAGGGATTCAAGGATCCTGCGATCATACTTGTAATAGACGATATGGCTTCATTCCGCGAGAAGACAGAAGGTGCATACGATGATGCTCTTATGCAGATAGCAAGAGAGTGTGCTTCAGTTGGAATCTACCTTCTGATCTCTGGAAGCGGATTTGGAATAAGGGATATTCCGGGACGTATGTCTGACAGTATTCGAAATATCTTTTGCCTCCAGATGGCAGATAAGATCGGATATATGGATGTTCTCAGAACTTCCCAGATCGAGATCACTCCTCAGGGTGGAATCGCAGGAAGAGGTCTTATATTATCATCAGGCCATACCCTCGAATTCCAGACAGCGCTTGCATGCAGTGGAGATGAGCTTTCAAGATCAGAAGCAATCCGAGACGTCCTTAAAATGCAGACTGGTTCTTATGATGGACCTAAGGCGATGGCTATACCGTTTATTCCTGACAAGCCGACATGGAATTTGTTTAAGGAATCATTGGTAAATGTTGATGCAGGATTGCTTCCTATCGGTTATAATATTACAAGTGCACGTATCGAGAGTATAGACCTTGATATGACATATTTATATCTGATCAGCGGCAGGCCTAGAAGTGGAAAGACTAATCTTATACGTATCCTGTTAAGGACATGCCTTATGAAAGCTCCTATGGAAGTTACAGTATTTGAGACCTCCGGAAGGAAAGAGCTTAAGAGCGATGCTGAAAACATGGGCTTTGGATATGTAACAGATGTTAATGAAGCTGTCGAGTGGCTTACAAATATCATTCCTGCTTTTAAGGAAAGAAACGCTGTTAAGACAAAACTTAAGGGCGAAGGCAGGAGCGATGAAGAGATACTTGGCGAGATCAGAAATACAAGTAAACCTATCTTTGTTTTTATTGATGACCTTGTAAGTTTTGCACAGATGATGCATGGCCCCGAAGGAGCAACACACAATCTGGCAGGTGCTATTACCAATCTCTTTGAGAAGGGTAACCTTTTAGATATTTACTTCTTTGCGGCATATGACGATGAAAAGAGGATAGATGCTGCCGGACTTTCGGTATACGAATCATTTGTTTCCTACAAAAATGGTATACATCTTGGTGGTATGGCTGATGCTCAGAGCATACTCAGATTTGATGGAATACCATACAGGAAGCTTACAGCAGCCGGAAAGCCTGGAAGCGGTGTAACATCATCATATAGTGATAAGGGTTCAGTACAGGTTGTGATTCCGCTTGCTTAAGAGGTGGATCACAGCTGATGCTGAAATAATACGTTAATAATAAATGAGGTAAAAATGATTTATTATCTTTCATTGATGGAAAGTAAATTGGAAACTCGTCTGTTAAAAGAGCTTGTTCCGTCTTATGCGGCAAGATATACAGATGACTATTGGGATTACTGCTATACAGAATTCCTTTCCGATGCTATCGAGAGAGTCGAGGCAGTTAATAAGCATGACTTTATTGCCTGGGACACTATGGTCAAAGGAGCCGGCAACCAGCTTCTGGAGCTTAGGAAAAGGAACCCTTCTGCATTCCTTTTGCTGTTTGCTTCAGGAAGAACTAATCCCATGCTTTATGTCAGAGCAGGTGTAGCTCCTGACGCACTTGTACTTAAACCATATGAAGAGGAAGGTCTTAAGAAGGTCCTTGATGAGTCCTTTGAGCTTATTGCTGACAAGTTGTCCAAGACAAGAGGTCAGATGATAAGCGTCTATACAGGACACGCTCAGAAGTATCTTCAGCTTGATCTTATCGATTATATGGAAGCAAGAGATAAGAAGGTATTTATAAGGATCAAGGATCAGGAATACGGTATATATGGCACACTGGATGAGCTTATCTCCAAACTTCCAAAGCATTTTATGAGATGCCACAGAAGTTATGTGATCAATATGCTCCACGTAGACAGCATCGTATTGGCAGAGAATTACATCTTAATGAAGAACGGTGACCAGGTACCTGTTTCAAGAACATATAAGAAGGAAGTCAAAGAGTATGGAATTGAGAATGAATAGCGGATATATAATGAGCAGACTTGATCTTTCGGTCCTTCTTTTATCTGCGAAAAAGGACAGAATATGTACACTTGCTCTGCCAAAGGCAAACGAAATAGATGATCTTCAGATGCTTTCAAGTGCATTCAGACTTGCAAGAGACGGACTTCTTGAAGTTCCTGTAAATGAAGATGTACTTGATGAAGATAAAAAAGAAGAAGCAATGAGCTCTGATGATATACATCCATCAGAGGAGGCTATGGAATTTCTGGAACCTCTTGTTGCTGCAGATAGAGTAATACTTCTGGTTCCACATGATAAAGAGATGGATCAGAAATTCATTTACTTCTCTAATACCAAAGTGACATTAGTAGAAGCTGACAGCCACAGAGAAGACAGGATCAGACTTACTTCTTTTGACAAGGATTATTTTGAAGAGTGGATCAGATCAACATTTGATCTTGAAGAGAATCTTCCGGAGTCAGAAGAGGCAACCAACGATTATGTAAGGGCCGTAGATCCTGAAGATATTGAACGCGAGAATTTAAGAGCTGTAAGAAGAATGGATCTCGTGGATCTTGAAGCATGGATGGAAGATGCCGGCAAGAGTTCAGGACTTACTCCGGTATTTGCCATGTCATACATGAGAGGAAGCGATGGCCAGATGACCAAGTACAGTATGCTGCTTCGCGGAAGATATGGTGAGTGGTGCATTGAGTGCCCGGCAGGAGATATTCTTTCAGATGATGAAGGAATGGAAGTATGGCCGGTTTACGAAAAGATGTGGGCAAATATATGATACTTGTAGATTTGCAGGTTGTGTCGCTTGACAGACATTATCAGTTCAGTCTGGATGAGTCCAAGAGCGTTCTTGAACTTATAACAGAGATCAAAGATATCCTGTGCCAGAAGGAACAGTGTGAAATGCTGGGAGAAGATGATGATCTCATGCTTTGCTCAGTGACACAGAACAGTATTTTGAAAAAAAACAGAACGCTTTCCGAGCAAGGGGTACGTAGCGCAGAGCGCCTTATGTTGTTTTAGGAGTTTATATGAGAGTAGATACAGATATCTTAAAAGAAGCAGCTGACAGCAGAGTAAAAATCTGTAAGAAGCTGGAAAACAGATCACTGGAACTTCAAAGACTTATCAAGGAACTTGAAACCTATGATGGTCTCGATGATATTTGCACTATGGCACGCGAAATAAATGCATGTCTCATTAAGGATATTCTGATGATAAGACAGACAGGAATCGCGCTTCATAGCATATCCAGAATTTACGAAGATGGAGAGAAGCTTATTGCTGATCATTCAGACGGCACAGGCTTTATCATCAAGGGAAGAGAACTTGGAATCCTCAATGATCTTGAGCCTCTTCGTTCTTCCTATGAACGTATTGTTCGTGGTGACAAGCTTCAGAATATAGGAGGAGAAGACAATTGAGCAGAATAGTTGTAGATATAGATCAGCTCGTACGTGATTCACGTTCGGTTTCTGAGCATCTTACAAGAATACAGAATTTACGAAAAGACGAACCTGAAGGCCTTAAGCAGCAGGGAGATAATGTTGTAGCAGGACTTGAAGAGTACAGCCGCTGCATACGTTTTGCTGCTGATAATTACAAAAGAATGCAGAACGAAGTTCGTGATGTGATTTCTTCTATCAACGTACAAGGAGATTAAGTAATAGTCTATGAGTAATATGAAAAAAGAAATAGAAGAATTAAAAAATACAGTAAACAGTATGAATGGTTACTGGAGAAGCGAGAGTGCAGATGTGCATCAGGATATTTTTGCAGATATCATTGATGAAGCACAGGATTATGCTGCCAAGTTTCCTGAAGTTACAAAGACAAGTGCTAAGACAGAAGTATTCGATTCTGATCTTTTAGACTGAAAATAGAGGTGTTTGTATGGCTGATAAAAATTCGATCACTCCTGAACTTTTGAAAGACAGAGCAATGAAGTTTGAAGAACTTGCTGATTCTCTCAAAAAGGATGTATTATATGTTCTTGAAGAAAGTGATGAAAAGACATTTGATTCATGGAAGGGCGAAGAAGCAGACATGTTCCGCGTTAAGGAAGATGTTGTAATTGACTCTTTAAAAGATGACCTTGATAAAACAGTCAAGCTTGCAGAACAGATGAGATATCTTCTGTCTAAGAGTGAAAGGACTTCAAAATGATGGTAATAGCTCAGAAATACTGGTATGTTCTGGTTGCTATAATAGTGCTTCTTATAGCATTTATTGTAGTTTTACTGGTATATATCAAGAATAATTCTAATACAAAAAGTAATAATAACGCTGTTAATGCCAATGTACCAAAAAGTGGTAGTGGTAAGAAGGTAATGGCAACAGATAATGTTCATCGTACTAAGTTTGTTGAGATAGGCGATAGGGCATCAGGTGATACAATGCTTTTGTTTGATGCACCATGTAAGCTTTGGATAGGCGATATGGACAGACCAGAGGTCAAATTTGAAATGCCGCTGACAGATGCAGGTGTTTCTATCGGATTTGATAAGAGCAATCAGGTATGTCTTGATTATGATGATACAGTGTCAGGCGTTCACTGCCGCATTTATCCTTCCGGAAGTAAGACATATATCGAGAATAAGAGCAAGACTAATCCGGTTATAGTTAATGGCCAGAAAATTGAAGAAAGCGCTGCGATCTACTCGGGGACAGAAATAATAGTAGGTAATATCAGGCTTAGTGTGAAATTTGCCTGAATTACATCGCAGTTGTTGGAGGAAGGCATAAATGGGGGTTATCAGATGTCCGCATTGTCAGGAAATGATACCTGATGACTTTGCACATTGTGGTTTTTGCGGTAAAGACGTTAACGTTAAGAACAATGAATATATGCTGCAGATCGGAACAGTTCTGCAGGATAGATACTATATAGGAGCAGCTATAGGACAGGGCGGATTCGGCATTACCTATAGCTGCTGTGATCTGCGCCTTGATATGAAGGTTGCGATCAAGGAATTCTATCCGGATCGCCTTGTAAAAAGGGATTCAAACGAATCTGGTAATGTAGTTTTAATCAATCCATCTAAAAAATCTGTCTACGATCACGAAATGAGCAAGTGCCTTCTGGAGGCGCGTACACTTGGCGATTTTGCAGATGACCCGGGTGTTGTCAGAGTCAGTGATATTTTCAATCAGAACAATACAGTATATATAGTTATGGAATATCTCGAGGGAATGACTCTTGAGCAGTTCCGTAAGCGTAATCCGGACGTTGATTTCGATTTTTGTTATAAGATGCTTAGTCCGGTTATCAAAGTCCTTGAACATATACATGAGAGAGGGCTTGTTCATCGTGATATAAGTCCGTCCAATATTATGGTTCTTCCGGATGGAAGAGCAAAACTTCTTGATTTTGGCTCTGCAAGCCGTTTTGATAAGGTCGAAGAAGATGATGAGATCCTTGTTCTGCGCCAGGGATATTCTCCTATAGAGCAGTATCAGAAAGGGATGCCATCTGGCCCATGGTCAGATGTTTATTCGTTCTGCGCAACTTTTTATTATATGCTGACTGGAGTTAATCCCTGCAGCGCCGATGACAGAGTAGGAGATGATCAGCTTGAAAAGCCCTCAGCGCTTGGCGCTGTTATCCTTGAAGATCAGGAGAATGCCCTTATGCATGGGCTTGTTCTGAATCCCAAACTTAGAACAAGATCTATGAAGCAGCTTGCGGACGAGATGGAACTTAGAGTTCCGGTTGCAAGATCTGAGCAGCTTTTGAACCTGAAGGAACAGATAGAAGCACATATGGCAGAAGGTTTCACCGGAATGGTCGATGTATCCGGTTCTAATAAGGCCGTAAATAGTACTGTAAATAACACCGGTAAGAAGGTAAGGCTCAGGAAAACAATAATAGGTCTTATTGCAGCGGCTATGTGCGTTTTGATCTGTATCTGCGCTGTGCTTATGTTTGTAAGAAGTAAACAGGCTCCCAAGATCACATCATCTTATCTCATAGAAGAAAGCGGCAATAATCTTACTGAAAGTGAAAATGTCAAGGTAACGATCAAAACTGCTGTTGAATACAGGGCATACAATAGCAGTTACAGTGATTATCCCGAAAGCTATAAAAATGAAGAAACAGTAGAAGTATGGTCTGGTCAGGATGACAGCATTTATTTAAAGAATACCAGTACAGTAGATGAGGGTTATATAGCTTATATGATAATGGATCATGTCAAAGGGGATACATATAAGCTTGGTAAGCGTGATGCCAATAATTATTCGATTGATAACGGGTATGAATCGTTCATGGTACCAATGTTCCTGAGTACGTCCTGTTTAAATGGTGGTATGCAGCTCTCAGAAGACATGTCCAAACTCAATGGAAAGTCCTGCTATACAGTAAGTGGCGAGCTTAGTTCCAAGATAGTTCTGGAGATGGTCAATGAACTAAACATTTATGACTGGCTTCCGGAAGAGTATATCAAGCTCTACGGTCTGGTTCCCAAGGGAAATATCACAGCTTATTTTGACAGTGAAAGCTTTGAGCTCAAGCGTATTAGTATTACTTTGCTGGGCTTTGATCTTGATAGTCTTGCCGAGACTTCTAACAAACATTTCGGATATGAAAAATACAGATTCGATGAGATGACAGTTACTATGAATGTGGATTATTCCTATGGTGAAAAGGCTGAGCTTGATGGAGCAGAAGCTAAGCGCTTTGCTGATACCAGAGAGAGGATCCAAAGCGGTGATTCGATAACCTGGGCCTATAAATGGGGATATATCTGGAGTCTGGGTATTTCATAAAGAGATAATACATATAATCGAGTAGGCTGACTCCTACTCGATTTCGCACACGAACATTCCGCACTTCGTGCTCCATGTTCTTACAACCGGCAAATGAATTTGTATGCAAGCATCCATTCGCTTGCCGGTCTTGTGCAACAAAAAAGGAACTGCATCCTGCAGTTCCTTAAATAATGCCGGTGGCGGGACTTGAACCCGCACTGAGTTGCCCCAAACAGATTTTGAGTCT
Coding sequences within it:
- a CDS encoding LytTR family DNA-binding domain-containing protein — translated: MIYYLSLMESKLETRLLKELVPSYAARYTDDYWDYCYTEFLSDAIERVEAVNKHDFIAWDTMVKGAGNQLLELRKRNPSAFLLLFASGRTNPMLYVRAGVAPDALVLKPYEEEGLKKVLDESFELIADKLSKTRGQMISVYTGHAQKYLQLDLIDYMEARDKKVFIRIKDQEYGIYGTLDELISKLPKHFMRCHRSYVINMLHVDSIVLAENYILMKNGDQVPVSRTYKKEVKEYGIENE
- a CDS encoding serine/threonine-protein kinase gives rise to the protein MGVIRCPHCQEMIPDDFAHCGFCGKDVNVKNNEYMLQIGTVLQDRYYIGAAIGQGGFGITYSCCDLRLDMKVAIKEFYPDRLVKRDSNESGNVVLINPSKKSVYDHEMSKCLLEARTLGDFADDPGVVRVSDIFNQNNTVYIVMEYLEGMTLEQFRKRNPDVDFDFCYKMLSPVIKVLEHIHERGLVHRDISPSNIMVLPDGRAKLLDFGSASRFDKVEEDDEILVLRQGYSPIEQYQKGMPSGPWSDVYSFCATFYYMLTGVNPCSADDRVGDDQLEKPSALGAVILEDQENALMHGLVLNPKLRTRSMKQLADEMELRVPVARSEQLLNLKEQIEAHMAEGFTGMVDVSGSNKAVNSTVNNTGKKVRLRKTIIGLIAAAMCVLICICAVLMFVRSKQAPKITSSYLIEESGNNLTESENVKVTIKTAVEYRAYNSSYSDYPESYKNEETVEVWSGQDDSIYLKNTSTVDEGYIAYMIMDHVKGDTYKLGKRDANNYSIDNGYESFMVPMFLSTSCLNGGMQLSEDMSKLNGKSCYTVSGELSSKIVLEMVNELNIYDWLPEEYIKLYGLVPKGNITAYFDSESFELKRISITLLGFDLDSLAETSNKHFGYEKYRFDEMTVTMNVDYSYGEKAELDGAEAKRFADTRERIQSGDSITWAYKWGYIWSLGIS
- a CDS encoding GGDEF domain-containing phosphodiesterase, giving the protein MKEVVSNRIYQEFSEVLLKNENSTKISQEAFGIVSNWLPLGKVVLEATLIPGENNYILEKKIVSRPLFIKDREAILSDYQEKFSFGPADNNICFLCTSTAEDGHFTEEEAEHLKAFLSEMYIHVERMYLGKGLQKAYITQKVTGLPNQAGYMARVIAHVKKSSYDDYTSFYFNLRGFGLLNYEFSEKEVDAILKRYGRELKKRIDEGEEVGHLGGDNFVAFIKKNRAEYFLNQIKAIETYGVYKGKKIPVIIRATIGVFDLEARKIHHPGEIIGQPGAALNYARRKRKNVVWLTPEIMDEIFFDKQIYDGLTSAINNGDITTYYQPKVNLETGEVVGAEALVRWNYGGTMLAPDAFVPILEKSTRISELDFYILRQVCQMLEERKREGKTVVPISVNFSKRDLEIPNISSRITDIIDKYGIDKDEIIIEVTETAYSDEQERLLSFLRQMRDNDISTSIDDFGTGYSSLSVIREYPVSEIKIDKSFIDRADLTREDEAIVGSVIAMARMLRLKVITEGVDKCEQVDFLLRLGCSRAQGFLFDKPLCYDDFSKVLDRGRYEVTWAKKRK
- a CDS encoding FHA domain-containing protein, with the translated sequence MMVIAQKYWYVLVAIIVLLIAFIVVLLVYIKNNSNTKSNNNAVNANVPKSGSGKKVMATDNVHRTKFVEIGDRASGDTMLLFDAPCKLWIGDMDRPEVKFEMPLTDAGVSIGFDKSNQVCLDYDDTVSGVHCRIYPSGSKTYIENKSKTNPVIVNGQKIEESAAIYSGTEIIVGNIRLSVKFA
- a CDS encoding FtsK/SpoIIIE domain-containing protein, producing MSIVITIYSKSAFKEFVLPAGSNKRLALRIESRKFRIEEDVAVLLENIGGSWRFLSSDEVNQLKLPLCQIDNYDGCDLKEGDSLSLRTRYGERLAVMVREKEKPFIAYKKYDLNNIVKLSVGSSDECDIKYSFLISEREVISSVHAVMEADINDGGWILTDKSTNGTFINDIAIHGSRKLLFGDRINIWGLYMVYAGDVLAIDQTSYTVLSGMLSQIKCKSDEANGFLADQQVRDSFGMSDNYKVVYHRPPRNMDRLFSDEIILKHLPSNAHMIANDSVIPHTRVSKEIKRIRNDYSDYLDVMEEKIASSSEGNRKILNDRYPSAQEACDCRKGLPDNLWSRNTTHKDFLYHRIGKGTIPLQMKIELPESDNVFYDDELDKRCLDIAKKYRMLEDVPVCVDLASENLIGIVGGNGKRGSYQIVYDLIAQITTQNCYTDVKLAFLTANDISGNNDSWSFGLWFPHVWSEDRKRRYIAFEQEEISDVCYDLTSVFREYSKNPEKDHPHYVVIVEDQSLLEGELITKYLFDHENAPFVTTLLMAEDVADLPNACNLVIENDNDFKGMYYIREGKSNGCEIEFDSISPEILYELSGTLSTVVVDNEGGGGEIPDEVSFFDMYGVMAPEDLHIEDRWRRNRTYEGIRGCIGQIAGGRPCILDLHEKYHGPHGLIAGTTGSGKSELLQTWILSLAVEYSPEDIAFFLIDYKGGGMGNAFAKLPHVAGQISNLSGPLVRRAMVAIKSENRRRQRLFIESGVNNIDAYTRLYKNGETKVPLPHLLIIIDEFAQLKAEEPDFMRELISVAQIGRSLGVHLVLATQKPSGTVDDNIWSNSKFRICLRVQDQKDSIEMLHKSDAAFLSNTGRAILQVGSDELYKEFQSGYTGQAYDRDGSNHKITARLLTNTGREGLIGNYLESRRKAALRHEFILGLVKDRGLRSGTAYEDMLYLNFVRLRDEILSQEPELINDGDVLADRIIERSEMENIRLPQRREKSQLETVIEYIIDTAKKLKLHSNTPLWLPELPSQLSLPELDGYKGSTWHNGRWPRVSNNADIKTYAGLIDDPVNQYQMPLIINFSRGGNTAVCGMTLSGRSTFLQTVIYSLYQSYAPSMLNAYILDFGGRMFEVFEDDAHTGGVVYDSDSQRIPNLICMIQDEIARRRKEYVGAGFDAVRSEKGFKDPAIILVIDDMASFREKTEGAYDDALMQIARECASVGIYLLISGSGFGIRDIPGRMSDSIRNIFCLQMADKIGYMDVLRTSQIEITPQGGIAGRGLILSSGHTLEFQTALACSGDELSRSEAIRDVLKMQTGSYDGPKAMAIPFIPDKPTWNLFKESLVNVDAGLLPIGYNITSARIESIDLDMTYLYLISGRPRSGKTNLIRILLRTCLMKAPMEVTVFETSGRKELKSDAENMGFGYVTDVNEAVEWLTNIIPAFKERNAVKTKLKGEGRSDEEILGEIRNTSKPIFVFIDDLVSFAQMMHGPEGATHNLAGAITNLFEKGNLLDIYFFAAYDDEKRIDAAGLSVYESFVSYKNGIHLGGMADAQSILRFDGIPYRKLTAAGKPGSGVTSSYSDKGSVQVVIPLA